Proteins encoded within one genomic window of Ammonifex degensii KC4:
- a CDS encoding DUF342 domain-containing protein has product MAGERELGGQAYIKEGRLYVRSPGGAPALIIPGEKVKVKVNGEEKSEPVLVKEEDRVEIILPPPEEEPGKVEVLVSRDKLQALLEVKPTRRISYFLPDTPPQAALVIKPEPKVEELFPLDRKALAQLLEEKGVKKGIKEEVIEELYQNPRPGRFVIAVGQPPSPPQDEEVEVRCCPQEVGRPVIRENGTVDYRELQRFPSVTAGSILGVKKPGIPGEPGWGVDGQPIPPRPPREVVLEAGPGAILAPDGLSVIAVNDGRPVYRRRGPSHHYFAVEPLLKIQGDVNLETGNIRFAGSVRVMGNVAEGMEIRAGGSVWVEGEIANALIEAKGDVTVGNVIASTIRAGGPMAFYAKLNPPLLEFLSIFQEALQVTEDLQKHAASRNRPLKAGTAFLLLLERKYSRLLLLLKEIVQQVEPAVRQKTELPPGLIAALQEVQQALAATRFSPPEDLGELRQAVKKLASAQQELEMQATGGKARIVTRYALNSLLEATGDILVIGQGAYNSTLRAGGKVEINGILRGGRAEAQEEIVVNVAGSDLGVKTVISAPTPQKIKLKKAYPGVVIQVGKQMVEITSPLREIKVEPSSSGRLEVIGLSWSPEKETV; this is encoded by the coding sequence ATGGCTGGCGAACGGGAACTGGGAGGACAGGCCTACATCAAGGAAGGGCGCCTCTATGTGCGCTCACCCGGCGGAGCCCCCGCCCTCATCATCCCCGGAGAAAAGGTAAAGGTCAAGGTAAACGGTGAGGAGAAAAGTGAACCGGTTCTGGTCAAGGAAGAAGACCGGGTAGAGATCATCCTCCCACCACCGGAAGAAGAGCCGGGAAAGGTGGAGGTTCTCGTATCGCGGGATAAGTTGCAAGCCTTACTGGAGGTCAAACCCACCCGGCGCATCTCCTACTTCCTCCCCGATACCCCTCCCCAGGCTGCCCTGGTAATAAAGCCGGAACCGAAAGTAGAAGAGTTATTCCCTCTGGACAGAAAGGCCCTAGCCCAGCTGCTGGAAGAAAAGGGAGTTAAAAAGGGGATCAAGGAAGAGGTAATCGAGGAGCTTTATCAGAACCCCCGGCCGGGACGGTTCGTCATCGCCGTCGGGCAGCCACCCTCCCCGCCCCAGGACGAGGAAGTGGAGGTCAGGTGCTGCCCCCAAGAAGTAGGGAGACCGGTGATCAGGGAAAACGGAACAGTAGACTACCGCGAGTTGCAGCGCTTCCCCTCGGTAACTGCTGGCAGTATCTTAGGGGTGAAAAAGCCCGGAATACCAGGTGAGCCGGGATGGGGTGTGGACGGTCAGCCCATACCTCCGCGTCCCCCGCGGGAAGTGGTCTTAGAAGCAGGTCCCGGCGCCATCCTGGCCCCCGACGGCTTAAGCGTGATAGCCGTAAACGACGGTAGACCGGTTTACCGCCGACGCGGGCCAAGCCACCACTACTTCGCCGTAGAACCGCTTTTGAAAATCCAGGGGGACGTGAACTTAGAGACGGGAAACATTAGGTTTGCTGGTAGCGTTCGTGTTATGGGAAACGTGGCCGAAGGCATGGAAATTAGGGCCGGAGGGAGCGTGTGGGTGGAAGGAGAGATAGCCAATGCACTCATAGAAGCCAAAGGAGACGTTACAGTGGGAAACGTCATCGCCAGTACTATACGCGCCGGCGGCCCGATGGCCTTTTACGCCAAACTTAATCCTCCCCTGTTGGAATTTTTATCCATCTTTCAGGAAGCTTTACAGGTCACGGAAGATCTGCAGAAGCACGCCGCCTCCCGGAACCGCCCCTTGAAAGCAGGAACAGCCTTTCTGCTTCTGCTCGAGCGGAAATACTCCCGCTTACTCCTTCTTCTTAAAGAAATCGTCCAGCAGGTAGAACCGGCCGTGCGCCAGAAGACGGAGCTCCCTCCCGGCCTTATTGCCGCCCTGCAAGAGGTCCAGCAGGCGCTGGCTGCGACCCGCTTCTCTCCCCCGGAAGACTTGGGAGAACTGCGGCAAGCGGTAAAGAAACTGGCCAGTGCCCAGCAGGAGCTAGAAATGCAGGCCACCGGAGGCAAGGCGCGTATCGTTACCCGCTACGCGCTCAACAGCCTTTTGGAGGCTACCGGCGACATCCTGGTGATTGGTCAGGGAGCCTACAATTCCACTTTGCGCGCCGGCGGCAAAGTAGAGATCAACGGGATACTGCGCGGTGGCAGAGCTGAAGCCCAGGAGGAGATAGTGGTCAACGTAGCCGGCTCCGACTTGGGGGTGAAGACCGTCATAAGTGCTCCCACCCCTCAGAAGATCAAGCTGAAAAAGGCCTACCCCGGGGTAGTGATTCAGGTAGGCAAGCAGATGGTGGAAATTACCTCCCCCCTGCGGGAGATAAAGGTAGAGCCCTCTTCCTCCGGCCGCCTAGAGGTCATCGGGCTCAGCTGGTCACCGGAGAAAGAGACGGTTTAA